One Gadus morhua chromosome 1, gadMor3.0, whole genome shotgun sequence DNA segment encodes these proteins:
- the p4htmb gene encoding LOW QUALITY PROTEIN: transmembrane prolyl 4-hydroxylase (The sequence of the model RefSeq protein was modified relative to this genomic sequence to represent the inferred CDS: inserted 1 base in 1 codon), whose protein sequence is MSDPGESPGGPARGVLQRSTMGGRSYFVFVLVFFHMCIMNGIAQLYENHNNGGEEPDPRSHQGAPDSLQQPPLGPKKPPLGPQKPALGPREPETVREFFLPRIDGVKVGHVQKLSIVPDKVHEMRTLSLKPLLFEIPGFLSDAECGVVMQLAQLKGXVESQLMVQEGQGGLAEELDLSPDEIFSLLDISQDGQLQLSEILTHSRVREGIWLTPESLREIYAGIHADKDHNGLLSLEEFRQLSSDAFQRFLLQRGVESSQLVRNSHHTWLEQGPGAHPVLQSVKQRVVRLTQLPDPLVDLSEPLQVVRYQQGGHYHAHHDSGPVYPETACTHTRPAANASSPFETSCRYITVLFYLNSVEGGGETAFPVADNGTYEEMSLIQNDVDLLDTRRNCERSNLRVKPTRGTAVFWYNYLSDGKGWVGEQDQYSLHGGCVVTRGTKWVANKWINIDPDYQRQVRYQQLVSQSAQDDEDQEGLVASRDMHDAHQDL, encoded by the exons ATGAGCGACCCCGGGGAGAGTCCAGGCGGCCCCGCTAGGGGAGTCCTGCAGAGGAGCACCATGGGCGGTCGCTCCtactttgtgtttgtgctggTGTTCTTTCACATGTGCATCATGAATGGCATAGCGCAACTCTACGAGAATCACAATAACGGTGGAGAAGAACCCGACCCCCGAAGCCACCAGGGGGCACCAGACAGCCTCCAGCAGCCGCCTCTCGGACCCAAGAAGCCGCCTCTCGGACCCCAGAAGCCGGCTCTCGGACCCCGAGAGCCAGAGACTGTGCGGGAGTTTTTTCTTCCACGAATAGATGGGGTTAAG GTAGGACACGTGCAGAAGCTGTCTATCGTGCCTGATAAAGTGCACGAGATGCGGACACTGAGTTTGAAACCGCTTCTGTTTG agatcCCGGGGTTCCTGTCGGATGCTGAGTGTGGTGTGGTGATGCAGCTGGCCCAGCTGAAGG TGGTGGAGAGTCAGCTGATGGTGCAGGAGGGCCAGGGAGGACTGGCCGAGGAGCTGGACCTCAGCCCGGACGAGATCTTCAGCCTACTGGACATCAGCCAGGACGGACAGCTGCAGCTCAGCGAG ATTCTGACCCATTCCCGGGTGAGGGAGGGCATCTGGCTCACACcagagagtctgagagagaTCTACGCCGGGATCCACGCTGACAAGGACCACAATG GCCTCCTGAGCCTGGAGGAGTTCAGGCAGCTGAGCAGTGACGCCTTCCAGCGCTTCCTGCTGCAGCGAGGGGTGGAGAGCAGCCAACTGGTGAGGAACAGCCACCACACCTGGCTGGAGCAGGGCCCAGGGGCCCACCCCGTCCTCCAGAGCGTCAAGCAGAG GGTGGTCCGCCTGACCCAGCTCCCAGACCCCCTGGTGGACCTGAGCGAGCCGCTGCAGGTGGTCCGCTACCAGCAGGGGGGGCACTACCATGCCCACCACGACAGCGGCCCGGTGTACCCCGAGACAGCCTGCACGCACACCAGACCCGCCGCCAACGCCTCCAGCCCCTTCGAGACCTCCTGCAG GTACATCACGGTCCTCTTCTACCTGAACTCAGTGGAGGGCGGCGGGGAGACCGCCTTCCCTGTGGCTGACAACGGCACCTATGAAGaaatg TCTCTGATCCAGAACGATGTGGATCTTCTGGACACCAGGAGGAACTGTGAGAGGAGCAACCTGAGGGTGAAGCCCACCAGAGGAACGGCTGTGTTCTGGTACAACTACCTCTCTGACGGCAAAG GCTGGGTGGGAGAGCAGGACCAGTACTCTCTACACGGAGGCTGTGTGGTGACGCGGGGAACCAAGTGGGTCGCCAACAAGTGGATCAACATTGACCCCGACTACCAGCGGCAGGTCCGATACCAGCAGCTGGTCTCACAGAGCGCCCAGGACGACGAGGACCAGGAGGGCCTGGTGGCCAGCCGGGACATGCATGACGCTCATCAAGACCTGTAG